tattattgccAACTTCACCATAAGTGGATGGGACATGTTATAAAacgttctaattttttttatacatttcatTAATGTAATCATTTAGTATATTAAGTGGAGGTTTGGCAACCTAAAAGATCaagcaattaattatatttatttaataatagttttttcatatgttaagaaaataatacttttgctacttttaaaattcaaaaacaggTCTAGCAGTGTTCGATTTATTACCATCcctaataaattttatttatttatttggaccATCTCTATTAATAACATTTATGCAAGCTTGACacatgtattaaattaattaattgtagtaTAATCTAATTTCATAGAATCTAGAAAGAATTACAGTTAAAATTCgattttcaattaaaagaatcaattatataataaatatattataattatacttgacaatacaacaaatataaatcgGGATATGGttgtttaaattcaattaaattgaaatttttccGAAATTTTTCATGTACTAGTGTTTCCATGAATAGTGTAGTAAATTCGAGTGAATCTTGTATCATACTTTTgagttatatattaatatcaatgaGTCATTGCTACACGTtcgtataattaaattaaattataatttaaaattatatatggcGGTACACAATACATGCATGAGCATGATGTCAGTATGTAACACGCAAGTATGATACAAGATTTGTTACTGGTAAAACTACTTTGATAGCAATAATAGGTTTGGGCCAAGAATGGTGGTTGGCATTTGCCTATTCACTTTCTTGTCTTCTAACAACTCACAGCTCTTGCACCTTTGATTAGGAAACTCTGATAATAAAGTGTGAaacattctctctctctttctctctctgcaCTGTGTGTACTGTGTGTTTGTGAGAAGTGGAAAAAATGGCAGGAGGGCCTCTTGCTCCTGGCTATGTAGCCAAAGAAAGAGCTGAGCAGTACCAAGGAAGAGTCACACCTTATGTTATAATCACATGTATAGTTGCTGCTGTTGGAGGATCACTCTTTGGCTATGATGTTGGAATTTCAGGTCTGCTCCATTTTTATGATCATAATCGTGAAGgaatttatagtttattcCAATCATAATTGATGAGGGCTTTTTTCGTTTACTGATTCTCAACAGGAGGGGTGACGTCGATGGACGAATTCCTCAGCAAGTTCTTCCACACGGTTTATGTGGACAAGGGCCGAGAGCAAGAGAACAACTACTGcaagtacaacaatcaaggCCTTGCAGCATTCACCTCGTCGTTGTATCTAGCCGGTTTGGCAGCTTCTCTGGTGGCATCCCCTGTCACGAGGAAACACGGCCGTCGTGCAAGCATAATCTGTGGCGGGATGAGTTTTCTAATCGGGGCTGCTCTCAACGCCTCTGCTGCCAACCTTGGTATGCTTTTATTAGGACGTATCATGCTTGGCGTTGGCATTGGCTTTGGGAATCAGGTACGCCTActtgaacaaaataatttctataataagTTAGGTTGAACAGAATGAATTAAGgttgtgtttggattcatgGATTTACACTTCggaattcaaattcataataacaAACGAACTTTGTGAGTGTATGCCCCGGCCTATATCTAAGTCTATCTTCACACTTGAAGGCAGTTCCGTTGTACCTGTCAGAAATGGCACCGGCGAAGCTGAGAGGAGGGCTTAACATGTTGTTCCAATTAGCAACAACACTAGGAATCTTCACAGCAAACATGATCAACTCTGGAACAGATAGAATCCATCCTTGGGGATGGAGGCTCTCTCTTGGCCTAGCTGCAGCTCCTGCTTTCCTTATGACTATTGGAGGTGTGCTCCTTCCAGAGACGCCAAATAGCCTAATAGAACGCGGGCTGGAACGACAAGGCAGAGAAGTGCTGGAAAATATCAGGGGGACTAAAAACGTCGATGCAGAGTTTGAAGACATAGTCGACGCGAGTAAGCAGGCAAACGAAATCCAGCATCCATTTCGCAACATTCTGAGGAGGCGGAGACGGCCTGAGCTCGTCATGGCGATCTTCATGCCGATGTTCCAAATCTTGACGGGCATAAACTCTATATTGTTTTATGCGCCGGTACTTTTTCAGAGTATGGGGTTTAAGGGGAACGCTTCTTTGTACTCGTCTGCTTTGACTGGAGCCGTGCTTGCTACATCAACACTAGTGTCGATGGCCGCGGTTGATAGATGGGGTCGACGAGTTTTGCTCATTAGTGGAGGCATTCAAATGATTGTGTGCCaggtaaaatatttgctacTTTTGTTAATCTACGTGCTCTTTAgattgttattaaaaattacataaaccacCAAGACTGTTCGAATAATTGAACAACCACCCCATGCCAACGAAGTTTTCATTACCATGAGGGACCCTTACTATAATGAGAACATAACCAATTAGGATAtctgtgtaattatttaaaatataagggaCAATTTTTGCGATTTTACCATAATCGAAGGGGTGTTGTTCTAATTATTCCCAAGTAACATAAACCCTTATACTATATATCTGAATAAGTGAGGGTGTTTGGGTGAACTTATACGCTTTTCAAAGTCTTACAAATGTTTGAAAACATATAAGATAttgaaatagtttaaaatttaaagaagaaatttataagatcCAAGAATAAAATGTTAAGAGCTTTCAAACTCTTTTTGAAATAGTAAGAAGTTCCCaactcatttatttaaaattttaacaaacagTTATAACcttgatcatattaattataaattgtcaTTCCTGGATCTTATAATCTCTATAagcttattttatccaaacactttaaGAGCTTGTATAGAATAAGATTAACGTGCATGTGACCCAAATAAATTAAGGATTCTAACCTATAAGTATGGATGGAGGTATTTTTGGTCCGATTGGAAATCATTATTTACCATGATCCCCAATTTATTCGTGACAAGTGCAAAAATTGGCAAATTCCAATCAATTTTATCGTCATTaatgaacaaattttttttagttattggGTCGATTTGCAAAACTGAATTCCaacaggaccaaaaataccaCGCCACCATACATACAGGACAAAAACTGCATATTACCTAtaaatttatccaaacacCCTAGCAACTTCTCATAAAGAAGAAGCTTAGTATAGAATTTTTCTTCCTGAAACAGATCATTGCTGCAGCAATCTTGGGCTTGAAATTTGGCAACAACAAAGAGCTGTCGAGGGAGTATTCGATCATCGTTGTAACGACGATCTGTCTATTCGTGGCAGCGTTCGGATGGTCATGGGGACCCCTCGGCTGGACAGTGCCGAGTGAAGTCTTCCCGCTTGAAACTCGTTCTGCAGGCCAAAGCATAACGGTGGCTGTGAATCTGCTCTTCACTTTCATCATTGCTCAGTCCTTCCTCTCGATGCTGTGTGCTTTAAAGTTCGGGATCTTCCTTTTCTTCGCCGGCTGGATTGCCGTCATGACTGTCTTCGTGTACGTCTTCTTGCCGGAGACGAAGGGCGTCCCTCTAGAGGAGATGGTGCTCCTGTGGCGGAAGCATTGGTTCTGGAAGAGAATTGTGCGTGAGTATGAAGAAGCAGACGCTGATGAAACTAGGGAATGCATTTGAAATTCCTACACATGTGTGTGTTGTTTCAGGACAACCTTGATAGCACCTGATTTTAAGGAAATAATATGCCATGGTAATGTAGGACTAAAccagaaaaatgtaattttggtcctgtaattACAGTGGGtagtaatatttatcttttttaatttcaaatttggaaTTGAGGActgtaattaagaaaaaaatcaacgTAGTTAGTTTAGATGTCGCTGGAAAATGCTAAATTCGTCGGGAATTAAAACATGCTTGGCACGTGACCCTTTGATTCGAGGACctgtttgtttgtcttttttttttcaattttcagttttcgAAACCGTAACTGAAGTGAAAACATGTTCATTTATACGTATTTATCGATATAAAACACAATCTCATTAACTAGTTCAGATCTATTCtcatttcaaacaaaaatttatacaaaattaaaaacactTATTTTCTactaaaaactgaaaataaaaatgtgatatttttgcTTTAGTTGCATTTAGACTATATGTGCCATCCCCTACAGTtatataagactaaaattgccttttttttcatatgttttatATGCCATGTCAGCAAAAGTAGccgaaaaaattaaaaaagctCAAAACTAATTAGGCCACATGCAAGATGTGTGACAATTTTTAgtcaaatttatcttttcttgatgAGATTTGGATTGatgtatcattttttttattgtgatttcTAAATCAACACAAGACTAAAAGTGTAGTTACTCTATACTTAATGGaccaaaatttcattttcctcGTAGTTGAACGTAGGCAATGATGGGCTCTGAAAAATTTACCCTATCGCATGAAAcgcatttttaatttctagcACTTTCTTCAAATGTCTTctattctcttttcttttcttttctataagtcctcttttaatttaaaatgagaaGATATTTGTACCATTGCTCGATTTATGCGTGTCATTCTTGTGCAGGGACCATACTAATCTTCTCTGTATCGTTTCAATTTCATCGGATGTCCCCAAAGGGACCAAGATATTTGTAGCTAGTCCTTAAATTGATAGTTAGGTAGGGGTTTGCATTCAGTACAATTGAAGAAATTTTGGTAAACGAAAGTTGTGTAGcgaatcaaattatttgatttgataatttacgaattttttgttaaattcaatttaatgcATGGTTAAGcaaattttgataaagaaaaagaaaaaaaaataaaaacaatgtaTTAGGTATAAGAGAATCAGTATTTAGTTTAGTTCgatactaaaaattaaaataaaaaataaatcgagaattgaaattttcaaaagtttcaaATGGAATAAAGAATCGaattttatccaatttatataagaaatttggattttaatcTTCGAAATTCATATTTCAACACAATTCGATCAATTTATTGAACTGTGCATATCCCGATAACTAATtctaatttctttcaaaaaatttatgtaattaattatagctaTATATCttagagaatatttttaaaaacttataaaatattttaaaaattcagttTAAATACACAAAAGTAACCTTATTtcttaataaaagaataagtcCATTTCCGCCGAATGTAGCTCATCTAAAGtccaaattttgacaaatgcaataccaaatttattcaacataaaaactaattaaactttatgatatttttcatatataaatgttaataaatatataaagtattaGTGCGTTGTTGTATtgataaactaaaatttccaTAACTTAGAGGtttttccacttttcttgTTGGTTACGGAATTATTACTTTGGGTTctacaacttttaaaaaatagcattttttatcttatgacAACTTTTTATTAGATATCTGATATAAAAGGCCACTTGGCCTAAAGTGTATGagataaaaattctaattttttaaaaattatcggACCAAAGGTAAAATATTGTAATCAATTGAACCAAAACTATAAAGACACTTAATGTCACGTgctcattttttgtaaaagtGGTTAGgggacaaaaaaatagaaatttcataactaataaaataaaaaataaaaagattctAAATTATGggacgaaaaatataaatttcccAATATtcatattagaaataaatgtgaaagaatacttctaaatataaatttttaaataaagaaaaatattttaaaaagaaattcctTCTGCaatcaaatatatcaaatttgaccacaaaattttattccacttgagaaactaattaaataatgtggTCATCTAGTTTATATTATAAGAATAAACAATCATAGAGATGCTAGTAAATATCatcttaataatataaatattatttatattacataaatttatactattatagaaaaaagggtaaattataatttgctcTCTTGAACTATTCGTCGTgtaatatttatctctttgattggacaaaaatacccCTCATGCCTTgaacaattattatttgcaatatattttagtatcttgcacattaaatcatcaccaaattatttttaattattttttttaataagtggagtaagaattaataaatatatatagttgataTGTACGGCCCAAAAGCACTTGGACCAAGAGAGAACATGAAGCCCACGCTGAGCCCATCAGCTCATGATGGAGACGGCCCACTGGAGGATTACCAGACTCGGCCCAAGAGGCAAGTCCAGTAAAATGCTTGACAGACCCCAAACCTGCCTTCAAAGCCCAACCCAGGAGAATGGAAACGTCACCAAGACTCAGAACTCCTTAACCTAGAAGGATCCCTACAGAATAAGAGTCATCACAAGAAAGGAGCTCTCTCCCAAGCAAAGACGTGCTAATCAACTAAAGATAAGACGAAATTGTGCCTATCCATAGGTATCTTGCCCCTTTTTCTGGAAATACAGGTAACGTCCAGAGTCCCTATGGAGGGGGACGCcccctctataaatacaggcaCCATTCCCCGATGGGGACACctttcaaaatctaaaaattgCTTCTCTGCTCTTGCTGTAGCTATCTACTAGCATTATAACCATATTTCACTCacgaatttattaattctatctcaatttctcatcacgatatatttttacaattacttAATCCTAATTCTGggactaacttgagcgtcgtaGTGCTAAAGTGTTATTTTGTAGGTCCTACTTTTCAAGTTCTTTTACTCATTCAGCTCAAGACCAtcatcaaaatccaaaatcgTTGGACCCGTGCTAAAATCGCATGCATCAATTAGTGCCATTTGTGGAAAATTGAGTTAAAGATGTGAGTTACCATGAAAAACCCCAGCAATCccactaacaaacaaaaggCCATGGAGACACCCAACAACAATCAACCTTTGTAGGTTGTTGCAGGAACTTCCCTGACCCCGATTGGTGGAGGATCCACCCCAACCTTGCCTGCGCAAATACCACCTTCCAAAGTTTCGGACTGTATGGTTGATCCTCCAAGACAAAGCACTTCCTCGGACACCACCTCAAGAGAGCCTTCTCCAGCTTTGTTAGGTGCAATTTAGCAGGTGGTCACAACAGCAATTCCGCAGCAAATGGAAGTGCTGGTTCCTGCCCGCTCAACCCTCGCAATGGAAGCGGCATCCCCAAAGGAGGAGTAGAAGAAGACTTACCTGAAGGAGACATCCATGTATCCCACGCCCTATTGATGGAGAAACAGGTGCTCCCTCCAGCAGCTCCCCAGGAGATAACCCGACAATTGCTAACAACTGGAATACCTCCAAAAAGGTCTGTAAGATATCCAACAGCATATAGCAGGGCCCCCCGAAAACAAGTAGCAGGGTATCCCCTTCACGGACATAGTGATAACGGACGAACCCCCAGCGAATTGCCACACCTCGCTATTGCTGAATATGATGGAATGACTGATCCTCAAGAGCATCTCTCACATTTTGAGAATGCAGCTCTTTTGCATAGGTATACAGAAGGAATCAAATGTCGCGTTTTTTTCACCACCTTCGTCAAGGCCGCGCAACAATGGTTCAATCAATTAATGTTCGTGGGAGCGATAAGAAGTTTTCAAGAGTCTCAATCTCTCTTTTTGCCCCAGTTCGGTAGTAGTCGGAAGCTTCGAAAGATGaaactcaatatttttttctataagagAATCatgggggaaaaaagaaagaagttcaAGAGGAGGCCCCCTCCAAGAAGCACCGCATTGATTTTCGGGATAAGAAGGCACCCTTCCAAAGGGTTAATGCAGTATACAACCCTTGACGGTACCTATCACCCAAGTGCTCATGTAGTCGAAGGGAAAGGCTTATTAGCTCGCTCCTGATCATGGAGAGAGCAGCCCCAACATCCTAAATCCGACAAATTCTATCGTTTTCATAATGATTAAAGTCACACCACTAAAGAGTGCCAACATTTAAAGAATGAGATTGAAAGGTTTATCCAAAATAGATATCTGCAGAAGTACATCTGTTGGAAAAAGACCCGAGGAATAGGACCATACCGAAagcaaaaaatagataaaggaaagaaaacaaagatttTCAGTGTCGAGTCTTTACCAACCAAAGAACACAGAAGTAACTTTGGGGGGAAGGCTGAAGCTAGTGATCCTCCCCGGTAAAGAGGTTATACGAATGATCGCAGGGGGTCAAAGTGGAGACGACTCCCATCATGCTAGAAAGGCCGAAATTGGACAGGCACACGGTATAACTATGAAAGAAATATGGGATGTTGGGCCGATGGAGGACACTTCCCTCATCCTGTTCAGAAGGGCTAAATCGTCACGTCCCAAGAGCTCTCATAATGATGCTCTGGTCATCACGGCATTGCTAGCCAACTATGAAGTAGGACATATTTTCATAGATTCGGGAAGTTCTATAGATATTATTTAGGGAAGCGTACAAATCAGATGCAGCTAGGGGGCACCCCTTAGAAAAAGTGAACACCTCCTTATATGGTTGCAGGCGAAGTAGTCCATCTTATGGGCATGGTTTCACTCCCATTGACCCTAGGTACTGGCGTCATTCGAAAGATTTGCCTGTTAAATTTAGTAATGGATACCCCATCAGCCTACAACATTATTTTGGGAAAGGCCCAACTTTAAgggcccgtttggttgtgttttcaatgagattttttccactttttacTATTTGGGTAGttgggattttgtttggtcaagcTATTTTCATTGAGAATGCATTTCTgttttaattctcaattttttgaaattataggtcacatgggtttgtcatacttgtcttatcttgtcaacatgtcttttcttgtttcaaatcaattaaaattgtttcaaatggcaagactcactttgattattttataattttacatgttcaatcaatttggtcatatgtcacataaaaaatacatatacctatattcaacattctcacacctatatacctatatttgaaaacaactaatccaaacatattctcaattttcgcacaaaaaccaataaagcatttatacacattttcaattgttggaaactgaaaataaaaataaaaacacaaccaaacgggcccTAACGCTTTTCAAACTTTAATCTCCACTTTTCACATAAAAATCAAGTTCCCTACGCCTGGAGGTGTAGGAGAAGTATAGGGAGACCCCCTCCAATCTCGCAAGTGTACGTGGAGGTTGTGCGCAAAgggcaaaaaagaaatagggACGAAGTACCTAAGGAGGCGCCCTCAAGAAAATGAGAGAAGGGGGTTGTAGAAGACAAAGAAAGTGAGGGGACGTCCCACAAGGTTCAACCGATCGAGGAGTTAATGAATGTGGAGCTCGTGCCTGGAGATCCAGAAAAATTTACATGGATCGATTCTCAAATGGAGGATGCAACACGtgagaaaataattcaatGCTTACATTGCAACATAGACATCTTTGTATGGACCCCTCAACATTTAGAAGGGATCGACCCTGATATCATAACTCACCATCTCAATATAGATCCCGACATCAAGTCggtaaaacaaaagaagaggcACTTTGG
This Sesamum indicum cultivar Zhongzhi No. 13 linkage group LG5, S_indicum_v1.0, whole genome shotgun sequence DNA region includes the following protein-coding sequences:
- the LOC105162282 gene encoding sugar transport protein 7, whose amino-acid sequence is MAGGPLAPGYVAKERAEQYQGRVTPYVIITCIVAAVGGSLFGYDVGISGGVTSMDEFLSKFFHTVYVDKGREQENNYCKYNNQGLAAFTSSLYLAGLAASLVASPVTRKHGRRASIICGGMSFLIGAALNASAANLGMLLLGRIMLGVGIGFGNQAVPLYLSEMAPAKLRGGLNMLFQLATTLGIFTANMINSGTDRIHPWGWRLSLGLAAAPAFLMTIGGVLLPETPNSLIERGLERQGREVLENIRGTKNVDAEFEDIVDASKQANEIQHPFRNILRRRRRPELVMAIFMPMFQILTGINSILFYAPVLFQSMGFKGNASLYSSALTGAVLATSTLVSMAAVDRWGRRVLLISGGIQMIVCQIIAAAILGLKFGNNKELSREYSIIVVTTICLFVAAFGWSWGPLGWTVPSEVFPLETRSAGQSITVAVNLLFTFIIAQSFLSMLCALKFGIFLFFAGWIAVMTVFVYVFLPETKGVPLEEMVLLWRKHWFWKRIVREYEEADADETRECI